The genomic window CCGGGTGCCGAACGGGCGGCGCAGCGCGCCCTCGTCCATCACGGCGACGAAGTGCGGTGCCCGCTCGGAGACGAGCAGCTTCTGCCGCTCGAGTCGTAGGCCGACTCGTCTTTCCACCCAGGAGTCGGCTCCTTCGGGATGACCGAGCCGGATCACCTGCCTTATGTAGTCCTCGGTCTGCAGCAGGCCGTGCACGAACTGCACCTCGAAGGTGCGGATGAGGGCCGCCGACTCCTCGAGACCCACGTAGGTCTGGAACCAGGTCGGCATCACCTCGCCGTATCCGTGCCACCAACCGGCCGCGTTGGCCTCTCTCACGAGTCCGAGCATGGCGAGCCGTTCACCCTCCTCGGTGACGCCGTAGAGCGTCAGCAGATCGGCGACATCCCGCTCCTTGAAGCTGACTCTGCCCAGCTCCATGCGGCTGATCTTCGATTCCGAGGCCCGGATGGAGTACCCGGCGTCCTCCCGGCTGATCCCCCGCGACTCACGCAGCCTCCGCAGCTGCGCTCCGAGCAGCATTCGTCGCACGATGGACCCGCCTCCCGGCTGCCCTGCGCTCATAAGTCACGCTCCGCCCTTGGTTCATCAGCAGTCTGCCACTAATGCCTTGCGGGCAGTACCCGTCTGGTCACTCTCGATCGTCACGTGCATCAATTCCTTGCAGATGCACGTGCAGACGCTCTTGCATCCCCGGGGTTCGATCCCTGAGCATGGTGACCGTGCAGAAACCCCGGGGGCACGCATGAAGGCAGAGGCCGCACCTGTGCTTGACCCGTTATGGCAAGGCGTGCTCGCGCCCGAGCGACTTGCCGCGGGTCACGGTGCCACGTGCGAACTGGCCGCCGCCCTCGAGTCGGTGCGCGAGGCGCGCCACTTCACCCGCACGACCTTGCAGCGCTGGGACCTGTCGATGCTGCTCGACTCCATGGAACTGGTCGCCTCGGAACTGGTCACCAACGCGCTGCGCTACGCGGTGCCCGCCGGCACGCCCGGCGCGCCGGTACGGCTGAGCCTGGTGCGCTGGACGAGCCGGGTGGTCTGTGCCGTGCGCGACCCCAGCGGGGTGGCGCCGATCACCAAGGACCCCGACTTCGTGGCCGAGACCGGCCGCGGGCTGCACCTGGTGGACTCCTTCAGCGAGAACTGGGGATGGCACCCGCTGAGCGGTACGGGGAAGGTCGTCTGGGCGCTGTTCCTGGTCGCGCCGGGCGGCCAGCGCAGATAGCGCCCGCCGGATGGGCCGTGACGCTTCCTGGCGTCACGGCCCCGGCATCAGATGGTCGAACTCGCCGGCCTTCACCCCGATGATCATCGATTCGATCTCGGCCCTGGTGTAAATCAGCGCGGGCCCGTCCGGAAAGCGCGAATTGCGTACGGCGACGTCCCCGTCCGGGAGTGCGGCGAACTCCACACATGTGCCATTGGCATTGCTGTGCCGGCTCTTCTGCCAGACCACTCCCGCCAGGTCCACCGAAGCCATTCCATTGTGCGTCCGGCGCATCAGCAACT from Streptomyces sp. NBC_01198 includes these protein-coding regions:
- a CDS encoding helix-turn-helix domain-containing protein translates to MSAGQPGGGSIVRRMLLGAQLRRLRESRGISREDAGYSIRASESKISRMELGRVSFKERDVADLLTLYGVTEEGERLAMLGLVREANAAGWWHGYGEVMPTWFQTYVGLEESAALIRTFEVQFVHGLLQTEDYIRQVIRLGHPEGADSWVERRVGLRLERQKLLVSERAPHFVAVMDEGALRRPFGTRQIMRDQVQHVLEAAEAPNVDVRILPFATGGHAAGGGAFTLLSFPESDLPDLVYLEQLTGALYIDKHDEVVEYDKAMNALGQLALTPADSLNWLNTFQREL
- a CDS encoding ATP-binding protein, giving the protein MKAEAAPVLDPLWQGVLAPERLAAGHGATCELAAALESVREARHFTRTTLQRWDLSMLLDSMELVASELVTNALRYAVPAGTPGAPVRLSLVRWTSRVVCAVRDPSGVAPITKDPDFVAETGRGLHLVDSFSENWGWHPLSGTGKVVWALFLVAPGGQRR
- a CDS encoding DUF397 domain-containing protein gives rise to the protein MRRTHNGMASVDLAGVVWQKSRHSNANGTCVEFAALPDGDVAVRNSRFPDGPALIYTRAEIESMIIGVKAGEFDHLMPGP